The genomic segment TTCCAGAGTTGAGTCCCCCTCACGGTTTGCTCTCCAGTCCTTACGGACACGGGCTTCGTTGTCCTCCAAGCTTCATACAATATACACCAGCGGTGTAAGTGCATGTCGGAGTAGAAAACTGTCTGCAATAAGACAGGTTAAATTTGCTTGATTCTCGTTTAATGAGAATCAATAATTAACAATAAAATCAGCAACTTACATGTCGCAACACAATCAGCGCCGGGTTAGGTTTTTTGAATGATTTTTGATACTTGATGAATATAAATACCCTGTCTTTTATGTTTTTTATATCTCGCTACCAGAATTTATAGTTCAGCTTGGTAAAAAAAGCTCTTCCTGATGCTGGGTAGTCATAATATACAGCAGAAGATGAAGGATACACATAATCTTTGTCAAAAAGATTATAAATATTTAAACTGAAATCCAGTCCTTTTATTCCCAAAAAGGTCTTTGATGTAAGTGCTGTATTTACAGTCATATATCCGGCAGTATCTTCTCTTTCATCTCCCTGTGCCCGTGAGGCACTGCCATTTAAGAGAATATGCGTATAAAAATTCCACTTCTTTGGCAGTCCGAAATTGACCATAATATTGCCTCTGTGTCTTGGGGTATCAGCTACCCGGTATCCTGTATCTTTATCTTCCGAATTCTGAAAAGTATAATTAAAAGCAAGGAAGGAATCTGATTTGAAAGTATATTTTGCTTCAAATTCCAATCCTTTGCTTATTACCGTACCGCTATTAACATTTGGAATTCCTGAAACAATCAAATCATTAATATCATTATAAAAACCGGCAATATCAATATTTACATGCTTACCAAGTTTTCCCGAACAACCGAGTTCGTAAGTTGTTATTTTTTCAGGGCTTAAATTGGAATTTCCAACAATAGCAGGATTATTTTTGTTATATAATTCAGCAAATGTGGGATCACGAAATGCTGAACCGTAAAGCAGCCTTAGATTCCAGTCTTTTATAAATTCCCAGATTAAGCTGGCTCTTGGATTAAATGTTTCTCCGTAATCACTGTAATAGTCAAAACGTATTCCTGAAATAAAGCGCAGATCATCCCGAATATCCCATATATTTTCTGCAAAAGCGGCATAAAATTTACGGTCATTTTCAACTGTCCATATCTGATCGGGATCATCTGTAACATTTTGCATTCCATCTGGAAAAGGAGCATATGTAAGGGAATTATAGTTTTGTTCACCTTCTACATCATATTGTTTCTGATGTTCCGCAGATATACCAAAAACTGCCTTATTACTATCTGTAAATTCATAATGAATTATTGTCTCTGCCCCCAGCTTTGAATTGGATGCAGCTGATCTCACAAGCATCCCGTCAGGAAAATCTCCCTGACCAAACCCGGGAAATCCTTCTGAAAAAAGTTCCCATAAATTATCAAAATGTGAATTATCATAATATACTCTCGGCTCGATATTAAATTTATCGTTTACTTTATATTTATATTTCAATTCAAGAAACCATTCCCGGTAATCCTGCCGACTCCCATCGTTTAAAACGTTTGTGGGTCCTATAAACG from the Desulfonema limicola genome contains:
- a CDS encoding TonB-dependent receptor plug domain-containing protein; this encodes MLKQSILIIFFFIFFNLLSFAYGTEDLSQIIDEEIEWMQEETFVFTATKTAEKTVKTGSSITVITEDQIWKMSAQNLADILKTVPGLGITVNSVGMTQIESRGIKTMFSEKILVMIDGHPINLQLTNGGSVQYAFDSLPVENIMRVEIVRGPGSALYGANAFLAVINIFTKDAENIDGATLSAGAGSQDTYNYNLLFGKIVKDISVATNINYFDTEGPENYIKQDAVGASGRTLLPTEKYDIDTKLDYKDLIFHAHYASRKSDGSFIGPTNVLNDGSRQDYREWFLELKYKYKVNDKFNIEPRVYYDNSHFDNLWELFSEGFPGFGQGDFPDGMLVRSAASNSKLGAETIIHYEFTDSNKAVFGISAEHQKQYDVEGEQNYNSLTYAPFPDGMQNVTDDPDQIWTVENDRKFYAAFAENIWDIRDDLRFISGIRFDYYSDYGETFNPRASLIWEFIKDWNLRLLYGSAFRDPTFAELYNKNNPAIVGNSNLSPEKITTYELGCSGKLGKHVNIDIAGFYNDINDLIVSGIPNVNSGTVISKGLEFEAKYTFKSDSFLAFNYTFQNSEDKDTGYRVADTPRHRGNIMVNFGLPKKWNFYTHILLNGSASRAQGDEREDTAGYMTVNTALTSKTFLGIKGLDFSLNIYNLFDKDYVYPSSSAVYYDYPASGRAFFTKLNYKFW